In Rufibacter tibetensis, one genomic interval encodes:
- a CDS encoding dihydroorotase gives MDLLFKAVTIVDSSSSLDGQTVDILLKDGRIQQIASGIEDENAQIVSERGLHCSLGWFDLSAFTGEPGFENRETLENFTKAAAFGGFTEVACLPNLEPIIQTRSAIEYFKHKSSYGPVKLHAIAAITHNLDGKDLSEVLDLKAAGAIAFSEGADSLQAEDTVLKALEYLKLFGGVLINRPENKKIANGGHMHEGTTSTRLGLKGIPSLAEEVQVARDLQLLQYTDGRLHLSQLSTAAGVKAVRKAKQHGLNVTCDVAAHQCAFTDQMVQPFDTNYKVSPPFRGEEDRQAILEGLQDGTIDTLVSGHTPWNEEAKELEFDLAEAGIIGLQTAYSVANETLASHLSSKALIEKLTVGSRNIVGLPLPSLTEGAPANLTFFHPTKTWIFDEKLNASAAKNTPFFGRELTGCVFGTYVNGQFTSNPAYQN, from the coding sequence GTGGATCTGTTATTTAAAGCGGTTACCATTGTTGACTCCTCTTCATCTCTGGACGGTCAAACGGTAGATATCCTGTTGAAAGATGGTCGTATCCAGCAAATAGCTTCTGGGATTGAGGACGAAAACGCACAAATAGTTTCTGAACGAGGATTGCACTGCTCTCTAGGCTGGTTTGATTTGAGCGCTTTTACCGGAGAGCCAGGCTTTGAAAACCGGGAGACGCTGGAGAATTTCACAAAAGCTGCAGCCTTTGGTGGATTTACGGAAGTGGCTTGTCTTCCCAACCTGGAACCTATAATCCAGACCCGATCTGCCATAGAATACTTTAAACATAAATCTTCCTACGGTCCTGTTAAGCTACACGCCATTGCAGCTATCACGCATAATCTTGATGGGAAAGATTTGTCTGAGGTCTTAGACTTGAAGGCTGCGGGAGCCATTGCGTTTTCAGAGGGAGCCGATTCTTTGCAGGCAGAAGATACTGTTTTAAAAGCATTGGAGTACCTGAAGCTTTTTGGGGGAGTTTTGATAAATCGCCCGGAAAACAAGAAAATAGCTAACGGTGGCCACATGCACGAGGGCACCACCAGTACCCGGCTGGGGTTGAAAGGGATTCCTTCCCTTGCGGAAGAAGTGCAGGTGGCCCGTGATCTTCAATTGCTCCAGTATACTGACGGAAGACTTCACCTATCCCAATTGTCTACTGCCGCTGGAGTAAAGGCCGTAAGAAAAGCCAAGCAACATGGACTAAACGTTACCTGTGATGTGGCTGCTCATCAATGCGCCTTCACAGATCAAATGGTCCAACCGTTTGACACCAATTATAAAGTAAGCCCTCCGTTCAGAGGAGAAGAAGACAGGCAAGCCATTCTGGAAGGCTTGCAAGACGGAACCATTGACACTCTTGTCTCTGGCCATACTCCCTGGAACGAAGAAGCAAAAGAACTGGAATTCGATTTGGCCGAGGCTGGAATCATTGGTCTGCAAACAGCATATTCTGTTGCCAATGAAACTTTGGCATCTCACTTGTCCAGTAAAGCACTCATAGAGAAGCTAACCGTTGGTTCCAGAAACATTGTTGGCCTACCCTTGCCTTCCTTAACAGAAGGCGCTCCTGCTAACCTGACCTTCTTCCACCCAACTAAAACCTGGATTTTCGACGAGAAACTAAATGCGTCAGCTGCAAAGAACACTCCTTTCTTTGGGCGTGAGTTGACAGGATGTGTGTTTGGCACTTATGTAAACGGACAGTTTACCTCTAACCCAGCTTATCAAAACTAG
- a CDS encoding DUF4199 domain-containing protein has protein sequence MNEQATMHEPTVTPTSVGVRYGFIAGFSLIIVSLIFMLLERSTNSTLAQVLSFLILGGGIVAAYLYFKEHNHSYMSYGQGLGIGAILGSIAGVLGGVFSAIYTTFIDNTILEKAMEMEVQKMEERGLSDEQIEKAVEVAQMFSGPLAMIILSILLYTIGAFFLSLIIAAIMKRNRPEFE, from the coding sequence ATGAACGAACAAGCGACCATGCACGAGCCAACTGTTACCCCTACATCTGTAGGCGTGCGTTATGGGTTTATAGCTGGTTTCAGTCTTATCATAGTAAGTCTGATTTTTATGCTCTTAGAACGATCTACCAATAGTACCTTAGCTCAAGTACTGTCTTTTTTGATTTTAGGAGGAGGAATTGTAGCAGCATACCTTTACTTCAAAGAACATAATCACAGCTATATGTCCTATGGACAAGGGCTTGGTATTGGGGCTATTTTAGGAAGTATTGCAGGTGTTCTAGGTGGTGTATTTTCAGCTATCTATACTACCTTCATTGATAATACTATCCTAGAAAAAGCCATGGAAATGGAAGTGCAGAAAATGGAAGAGCGAGGTTTGTCTGATGAGCAAATAGAAAAAGCTGTAGAGGTGGCGCAAATGTTTTCCGGGCCATTGGCTATGATTATCTTGAGTATTTTACTTTATACCATTGGTGCTTTCTTTTTGTCTCTCATTATTGCGGCTATCATGAAGAGAAACCGTCCAGAGTTTGAGTAA
- a CDS encoding DUF4199 domain-containing protein: protein MFDKAVVNTAIKYGVTGGIVSFAYILILALIGFENPYDNTSEYSSTLVFGSVFIFLAIKYFKKFHDSELGFGKAFKVGFVTVFFLAFTSAMLLCIYSFLAGEELIKEYIILSQKRMELTRQELTQMMGEVNYKNAYQRLNQLNAFTLAQISFVNRMVAGFFISIVLGVFFRK, encoded by the coding sequence ATGTTTGATAAAGCTGTTGTAAATACCGCCATTAAATATGGCGTCACAGGAGGAATCGTAAGCTTTGCTTATATTTTGATTCTCGCGTTGATCGGGTTTGAGAACCCTTATGATAACACCAGTGAGTATTCCTCCACCTTAGTTTTCGGGTCGGTTTTCATTTTTCTGGCCATAAAATACTTTAAGAAGTTTCACGACTCAGAGTTGGGATTTGGTAAAGCTTTTAAGGTAGGGTTTGTGACCGTTTTCTTTCTAGCGTTCACTTCTGCCATGCTGCTGTGCATCTATTCATTTTTGGCGGGCGAAGAGTTGATCAAAGAATATATTATATTGAGTCAGAAACGGATGGAGTTAACAAGGCAAGAGTTAACGCAGATGATGGGAGAAGTGAATTACAAAAACGCTTACCAGAGGCTGAACCAGTTAAACGCTTTTACCTTGGCGCAAATTAGCTTCGTGAACCGGATGGTGGCGGGTTTCTTTATTAGTATCGTTTTAGGCGTATTTTTTAGAAAATAA